The nucleotide window CCCGAACCCGTCGGCAGGTGCAGGGTCTCCTCCTCGAAGGTGTGGTACAGGTCCTGGGAGCCATGGCTGAACATGTTGAATGCCGCCATCAGCAGGACCAGGTAAAACGCCAGTTTCCAGTGCCCCCTCATGTCCTCGCGCCAGCCGCGACGATCGGTTTTGGCCGCCTCCCACACGGGCGATTCCGGCACCGTGCGGCGGATGTAGAGCACGAGCAGCGCTGGCAACGCACCAACGATGAACAGGCCGCGCCAGCCGATGTGGTCGATCAGCAGCCAGTTCACCAGCGCACCGAGGAAAAAGCCGCACGGGTAACCGCTTTGCAGCAGACCGGATACGAGGCCGCGCGCTTTGGGTGGAATCGACTCCATCGCCAGCGAGGCGCCCAGGCCCCACTCGCCACCCATCGCAACGCCGAAAAGAAAGCGCAGCACGAGGAACACGCCCAGCGTCGGGGCAAAGGCCGTGGCGAGCTCGAACAGTGAAAAAAGCACGACGTCGAGCATGAGAATTGGCCGTCGCCCATAGCGATCAGCCAGTCGCCCGAAAAGCAGCGCACCCAGCGGCCGGGCTGCCAGGGTCAGGAACAGGCCGAAGATGACCTCGCCTTTCTCGACGCCGAATTCCTTCGACACGGCGACGATCACGAACGTCAGCAGGAAGTAATCGAACGCATCCAGGGTCCATCCCAGGAAGCTGGCCAGGACCGTGTGGCGCTGGGTTCGGTCAAGTTCCTTCAACGGCGACAGCAGCGACATGGGCAATCGATTCCGTGACAGGTATCGGGTACAAGACACCATCGGGCACGGCCAGCGCAAGACCACAGATTGGCAGTTCACATCTGGACGGCTAGGCTCACCGCCTGTTTCGCCTGAAGACCGAGGACGATGGATCGTCTCACCCGCCAGCGCATCGCGAATTTCTATGACGGTCATTTCCAGCGCGGCTACGTGCGTGGAAAACTGGCCTCCGATCCGGCTTACGCCGCAACCGCCGACGCCATGACCGGCAGCGCGCTTCCCTTGCTGGACATCGGCTGCGGCATCGGCCTCCTCGGCATGTACCTGCACGCGAAGGGCGCCTTGCGCGGCTATGTCGGCATGGATCATGACGAGCGCAAGATCGGCGCCGGGCGTACGGCGGCCATCCGCGCCGGCCTGTCCGAACTCCTGGACCTGCGCATCGGCGACGCCGGCACGCTGCCTGACCTTCGCGGCCATGTCGCCCTGATCGACGTCGCCCACTACCTCGGCCGCGATGACCAGCAAGCCCTGCTGTCGGCGGCGGCAACACGCGTTGCGCCAGGCGGCTCGCTGATCATTCGCACGGTCCTTCGCGAAGACAACTGGCGCTTCCAGGTGACGTGCGCCGAAGAATGGTGGCTGCGCGCCAGCGGCCTGATCCGCGGCGGCGTGAAGCATTACCCGGACCATGCCGAGCTGTGCGGGCCACTGCGCGCCCTCGGGCTCCAGGTGAACACCCAGCCCATGTATGGCGCGACGCCATTCAACAGCTACCTGATCGTGGCGAAGCGACCGGGATAATGTGACGCTGCGCGGACCCCGGCCGCCCATCCGTTCAGGTTCGACTGCGGAAAGAGAGGCAGCTGTCGCGCAGACGTGCTAGACTTGCCTGCTTCGGTCTCCCCGAACCCTCCCCCACTGAACACTGCAACGCGGTTCGACATCGTCCCGGGTTGCGCTCTGGAGCAACCATGTCTTTCGAATCGCTGGGCCTTGCGCCCGCGCTGTTGCGTGCGCTCGCCGAACAAGGCTACGCAAACCCCACCCCTATTCAGGCCGGCGCCATTCCGGTGGTCCTGCAGGGCCATGACCTGCTGGCTGCCGCTCAGACCGGCACCGGCAAGACCGCCGCCTTCGCCCTGCCCCTGCTGCAGAAGCTGTCGACCGGCCGCGAGACGCAGACGCGTCGCCCGCGTGCACTGGTCCTGACGCCCACGCGCGAGCTAGCCGCCCAGGTGCATGACAACCTGCGCGACTACGGCAAGCACCTGCGTATCAGCAGCGCCACCATCTTTGGCGGCGTCAGCATGGGTCCGCAGATGCAGGTGCTGCGTCGTGGCGTGGATATTGTCATCGCCACCCCGGGTCGCCTGATCGACCACATGCAGCAGCGCACGATCGACCTGTCGGGCGTGGAAGTGCTCGTGCTGGACGAAGCCGACCGCATGCTCGACATGGGCTTCCTGCCGGCGCTCAAGCGCATTCTCAGCGCCCTGCCGCGCCAGCGTCAGACACTGCTGTTCTCGGCCACGTTCGCGCCGCCGATCAAGGCCCTCGCGCTGCAGTTCATGCAGAACCCGCAGGAAGTGTCGGTGACGCCGCCCAACACGGTTGCCAACACGGTCAGCCACCATGTGCATCCGGTGGATGCCTCGCGCAAGCGTGACCTGCTGCTGCACGTCCTGTCGCAGGACAGCCGTCGCCAGACGCTCGTCTTCAGCCGCACCAAGCACGGTGCCGACAAACTGGTGCGCTACCTGGAATCGGCCGGCATGCGTGCCGCCGCCATCCACGGCAACAAGAGCCAGAATGCCCGCACGCGCGCACTCAGCGACTTCAAGACCGGCCGCGTGACGGTGCTGGTGGCGACGGACATTGCCGCCCGCGGCATCGACATCGACCAGCTGCCGATCGTGATCAACTTCGACCTGCCGATGGTCGCCGAGGACTACGTGCACCGCATCGGCCGCACGGGTCGCGCCGGTGCCGAAGGCCTGGCCGTGTCGTTGGTGAGCCACGAGGAATCGGGCCTGCTGCGCGATATCCGTCGACTGCTCAAGCAGGACATCGAGATTGCCAGCGTCGCGGGTTTCGAGCCGTCGCATCCGCTACGCCTGGATGCCGGCGCGCCGCGCCCCGTGCAGGGCCAGCGTCAGGCACGCCCCCCGCGCCCGAACCCGACGCACCGTCCGCATGGCCACGTCCAGCAGAACGGCGGCGAGCGTGCCAGCGAAGGCAATCGCAAGCGTCGCCCGCGTCGCCGTCCGGCCGCCAAGGCCTGAGGCGTGACTATTCGGCTAGAGCCAAAGTCCTAGCCGATGCGAGGAATGGGAAACCCCGCGGGGTTTCCCGATCATGCGTCGCTCGTCGTATCGGAGTGATGTCATGCAAGCGATGTTCTACTGGCTGATGGTGGTGCTGCGGCTCGCCTTCGGCGCGCTGTTCGTCTTCTCGGGCCTCAACGACCTGCTGCATTTCTGGCAGCCACCCGCGCCGGTGACGCCGCAAACGCAGGCCCTCATGCAAGGACTGGTCGGCAGCGGCTTCATCCTGCCCGTGCTTGGCGTGGTGTACCTGATCGGTGGCCTGACGGTGCTGTTCAACCGCTTCGCGGCCCTGGGCCTGGTTATCCTCGCCGCGCCAACCGTTGTGATCTTCAGCTACCACGCGACGGAGCATCACCTGCTGGGCCCGGGTCTCGCCGTGCTTATCGTGCATCTGCTGCTCGCATGGCAGCGACGCGATGCGTATGTCGACCTGTTTCAGGCCAACCCCGCTCGCCGGCGCGCCGCTCAGTCCGGACGGATCAGCGCCGTCAGCACGTGATCTTCCCAGCGTCCTGCAATCAGCAGGTACGCCCGCGCCAGGCCTTCCCGTTCGAAACCGAGCGCGCGCAGCAAACCTGCGCTGCGCTCGTTGCGCGGGATGTAGTTCGCCATGACGCGATGCAGCCCCAACGAACCGAATGCCCACGCCAGGCCTTCGACCAGCGACTCTTTCATCAGGCCGCTGCCTTCGTTGCTGGCCCCCATCGCGTAACCGAGATGGCAGGCCTGGAACGCTCCGCGGACCACGTTGGAAAACGTGAAGGTCCCCAGGATGTGCTCCTCGGCAGGATCAAGGATCAGGAACGGGTACGCACGATCAAGGCGGATCGCCTCGCGCGCTTCCCCGATGTATTGCAGGCACTGCTCCTGCGTGAAGTACCAGGCTTCCCTTAGTGGCTCCCACGGAGCAAGGTGCTCACGATTCTCTACGCGAAAACGCAGGAGCCGCTTTGCATCGTCGCGGTCGATCAGTCGCAGCACCGATCGCGATGTCAGCAGGCGTGGGGCAATCACGCCAGTCCCAGCGCCTGCGCGTGATGCCGCAAATGGTCGTCGATGAAACTGGCGATGAAGTAATAGCTGTGGTCGTAACCGGGATGACGGCGCAGCAGCAGCGACTGCCCCGACTCCGCGCAGGCCTGGTCGAACAATTCAGGTCGCAATTGCTCCGTGAGAAAGCGGTCCGCTTCTCCCTGGTCGATCAGGATGCTGCCCGGAAAGTTATGCAGCCGCACCAGCTCGCACGCGTCGTATTCGGCCCAGCGCGCGGTGTTGTCACCAAGGTAGCGCGGCAGGGCCTTGCGCCCCCACGGCACCTGGGTGGGAGCCACAATGGGGGCGAAGGCGGAAACGGAGCGATAGCGTCCCGGGTTTTTCAGCGCAATGGTGAGCGCGCCATGACCGCCCATGGAGTGGCCGCAGATCGAAGCGCGTGTCGTATCGACCGGGAAGTGCGTCGCAAGGAATGCGGGAAGTTCGTCCACGACATAGCTGTACATGCGAAAACGCGAGGCCCACGGCGCGACGGTCGCGTCGACGTAAAAGCCCGCGCCTTCACCGAATTCCCAATCACCCGTAGCGCCTTCGAAACCCGTATCGCGCGGGCTCGTGTCGGGCATGACCAACGCCATGCCAAGCTCGGATGCGAGCTGCTGCGCACCGGCTTTGATCGTCGCCGTTTCTTCCGTGCAGGTCAGGCCCGCAAGGAAGTACAGCACCGGCACCGGCGCGATCTGCGCTTGCGCGGGCAGATAGACAGCGAAACGCATGGCGCCGCCGCAGGCCAGCGAGTCGTGTCGATAGAAGCCCTGCGTGCCATCGAAGCAGCGCTGTTCGGAAATCGTTTCAAGCGTGGTCATGCGGGGCTCCCTGTCTGCACATCGCGATCATAGTCGCGTCACGCCTCGTGCGGCACCCCGGTTAGCGTTCCTGGTCCGTCGGGCGCAAGAGCACTTCGTTGATGTTGACGTGCGAAGGACGCGTCACGCAGAACAGGATGGTTTCGGCGATATCGCGACTTTGCAGCTGACGCATGCTTTCGGCCCAGCTGTTGATCGACTTCTGCACGGCTTCGTGGCCGATATGATCGCGCAGTTCGGTTTCCACCACGCCGGGCTCGATCACCGTGACGCGGATGTTGTGCATGTACTCCTCGCGACGCAGCGCTTCGGAGAACGCCACCACGCCGAACTTGGTCGCCGAATACGCAGCGCCATTGGGATTGGCCACTCGCCCTGCCGTCGACGAGATATTCACGATATGGCCATCGTGGCGATCACGCATGCCGGGCAAGGCCGCTTGCGACGAGGCGATCAGGCTCATCACATTGAGCTGGAGCATGTGTTGCCAGCGATCCAGGTCGGCTTCGGCCACCGGCTCCAGGTACATGACGCCGGCGTTGTTCACCAGGATGTCCAGCCGACCGAATCGCGATTCCGTTTCATGAACCACGCGCTGCGACTCGTCCACCGACGACAGATCGGCGGCCAGCACCAGCGGTTCAGCTCCCAGTGCCTCAAGTTTGCCGGCCAGGGCCTCCAAGCGGTCCCGGCGGCGCGCCACGATGGCGACCCGGGCACCCGCCTCGGCCAGGGCCAATGCAGTGGCTTCACCAATACCCGACGATGCTCCGGTGACCATGGCCACCCGGCCAGCTAAGGGCTTTTGCATACGAAATCCTTGAAATAATTGAGTCTGAGCCGCTTTAAAGCGCGGTCCAGGCGAGGTGAGCCTGCTACAATGCGAACATTCTCCTGCATGCCGCCGTGCATGCCATGTCGAGGTTCCCATGTCCTCCCCGTCTTCCGATTCCGCACCGGCAGTCGCCGGCTTTGCCGCGCTTGCGCTCACCCCAGAGGTGCAACGCGCGCTGTCCGACGTTGGCTACGAGTCGCCGTCTCCCATTCAGGCGGCCACCATTCCGCCCCTGCTCGAAGGCCGCGATGTGCTGGGCCAGGCCCAGACCGGTACCGGCAAGACGGCGGCCTTCGCGCTGCCGATCCTTTCGCGCATCGACCTTAAGCCCGGCAAGCCTCAGGCGCTGGTGCTGGCACCGACGCGCGAACTCGCCATTCAGGTGGCTGAGGCCTTCCAGCGCTACGCCGCTCACATGCCGGGTCTGCAGGTGCTGCCGATTTACGGCGGCCAGAGTTACGGCCCGCAGTTGCACGCGCTCAAGCGTGGCGTGCAGATCGTGGTCGGCACGCCCGGCCGCGTGATCGATCACCTTGATCGTGGCACGCTCGATCTGTCCGAACTGCGCTTCCTCGTGCTCGACGAAGCCGACGAAATGCTGCGCATGGGCTTCATCGACGACGTCGAGAAAGTGCTCCAGGCGACGCCGCCGGAACGTCAGGTCGCGCTGTTCTCCGCGACGATGCCGGCACCGATCCGCAAGATCGCGCAGCAGCACCTTAAGAATCCAGTCGAAGTCACCATCAAGACGGCGACCACGACCAACACCAACATCCGCCAGCGTTACTGGTTCGTGAGCGGGCTGCATAAGCTCGACGCAATGACGCGCATCCTCGAAGCCGAGCCGTTCGACGCGATGATCATCTTCGCGCGTACCAAGCAGGCCACCGAAGAACTCGCCGAGAAGCTTCAGGCGCGCGGCCTCGCTGCTGCCGCCATCAATGGCGACATCGCCCAGGCACAGCGTGAGCGCGTCATCCAGCAGCTCAAGGACGGCAAGCTCGACATCCTCGTTGCCACCGACGTGGCGGCGCGTGGCCTCGACGTGGAACGCATCAGCCACGTCATGAATTACGACATTCCGTACGACACGGAAAGCTACGTGCATCGCATTGGCCGTACCG belongs to Dyella terrae and includes:
- a CDS encoding MFS transporter, with product MSLLSPLKELDRTQRHTVLASFLGWTLDAFDYFLLTFVIVAVSKEFGVEKGEVIFGLFLTLAARPLGALLFGRLADRYGRRPILMLDVVLFSLFELATAFAPTLGVFLVLRFLFGVAMGGEWGLGASLAMESIPPKARGLVSGLLQSGYPCGFFLGALVNWLLIDHIGWRGLFIVGALPALLVLYIRRTVPESPVWEAAKTDRRGWREDMRGHWKLAFYLVLLMAAFNMFSHGSQDLYHTFEEETLHLPTGSGAAFMLVALLNLGAMVGGLFFGSWSERIGRRRAMITAALLAIPVIPLWMYGPSLLWLAVGAFLIQVMVQGAWGVVPTHLNELSPDAVRGTLPGVAYQLGNLLAAYTANAQNLIAGWHGGDLAFAMSAWIAAIALILALLVWLGPEAHGVGFGRHRAARE
- a CDS encoding class I SAM-dependent methyltransferase → MDRLTRQRIANFYDGHFQRGYVRGKLASDPAYAATADAMTGSALPLLDIGCGIGLLGMYLHAKGALRGYVGMDHDERKIGAGRTAAIRAGLSELLDLRIGDAGTLPDLRGHVALIDVAHYLGRDDQQALLSAAATRVAPGGSLIIRTVLREDNWRFQVTCAEEWWLRASGLIRGGVKHYPDHAELCGPLRALGLQVNTQPMYGATPFNSYLIVAKRPG
- a CDS encoding DEAD/DEAH box helicase; this translates as MSFESLGLAPALLRALAEQGYANPTPIQAGAIPVVLQGHDLLAAAQTGTGKTAAFALPLLQKLSTGRETQTRRPRALVLTPTRELAAQVHDNLRDYGKHLRISSATIFGGVSMGPQMQVLRRGVDIVIATPGRLIDHMQQRTIDLSGVEVLVLDEADRMLDMGFLPALKRILSALPRQRQTLLFSATFAPPIKALALQFMQNPQEVSVTPPNTVANTVSHHVHPVDASRKRDLLLHVLSQDSRRQTLVFSRTKHGADKLVRYLESAGMRAAAIHGNKSQNARTRALSDFKTGRVTVLVATDIAARGIDIDQLPIVINFDLPMVAEDYVHRIGRTGRAGAEGLAVSLVSHEESGLLRDIRRLLKQDIEIASVAGFEPSHPLRLDAGAPRPVQGQRQARPPRPNPTHRPHGHVQQNGGERASEGNRKRRPRRRPAAKA
- a CDS encoding DoxX family membrane protein, yielding MQAMFYWLMVVLRLAFGALFVFSGLNDLLHFWQPPAPVTPQTQALMQGLVGSGFILPVLGVVYLIGGLTVLFNRFAALGLVILAAPTVVIFSYHATEHHLLGPGLAVLIVHLLLAWQRRDAYVDLFQANPARRRAAQSGRISAVST
- a CDS encoding GNAT family N-acetyltransferase — protein: MIAPRLLTSRSVLRLIDRDDAKRLLRFRVENREHLAPWEPLREAWYFTQEQCLQYIGEAREAIRLDRAYPFLILDPAEEHILGTFTFSNVVRGAFQACHLGYAMGASNEGSGLMKESLVEGLAWAFGSLGLHRVMANYIPRNERSAGLLRALGFEREGLARAYLLIAGRWEDHVLTALIRPD
- the fghA gene encoding S-formylglutathione hydrolase — protein: MTTLETISEQRCFDGTQGFYRHDSLACGGAMRFAVYLPAQAQIAPVPVLYFLAGLTCTEETATIKAGAQQLASELGMALVMPDTSPRDTGFEGATGDWEFGEGAGFYVDATVAPWASRFRMYSYVVDELPAFLATHFPVDTTRASICGHSMGGHGALTIALKNPGRYRSVSAFAPIVAPTQVPWGRKALPRYLGDNTARWAEYDACELVRLHNFPGSILIDQGEADRFLTEQLRPELFDQACAESGQSLLLRRHPGYDHSYYFIASFIDDHLRHHAQALGLA
- a CDS encoding SDR family oxidoreductase, whose translation is MQKPLAGRVAMVTGASSGIGEATALALAEAGARVAIVARRRDRLEALAGKLEALGAEPLVLAADLSSVDESQRVVHETESRFGRLDILVNNAGVMYLEPVAEADLDRWQHMLQLNVMSLIASSQAALPGMRDRHDGHIVNISSTAGRVANPNGAAYSATKFGVVAFSEALRREEYMHNIRVTVIEPGVVETELRDHIGHEAVQKSINSWAESMRQLQSRDIAETILFCVTRPSHVNINEVLLRPTDQER
- a CDS encoding DEAD/DEAH box helicase, yielding MSSPSSDSAPAVAGFAALALTPEVQRALSDVGYESPSPIQAATIPPLLEGRDVLGQAQTGTGKTAAFALPILSRIDLKPGKPQALVLAPTRELAIQVAEAFQRYAAHMPGLQVLPIYGGQSYGPQLHALKRGVQIVVGTPGRVIDHLDRGTLDLSELRFLVLDEADEMLRMGFIDDVEKVLQATPPERQVALFSATMPAPIRKIAQQHLKNPVEVTIKTATTTNTNIRQRYWFVSGLHKLDAMTRILEAEPFDAMIIFARTKQATEELAEKLQARGLAAAAINGDIAQAQRERVIQQLKDGKLDILVATDVAARGLDVERISHVMNYDIPYDTESYVHRIGRTGRAGRSGEAILFVTPREKGMLRAIERATRQPIEEMKLPTVEAVNDVRIAKFKQRISDTLAVGELEFFQQLIEQYEQEHNIPAIEIAAALARISQGDQPLLLTPPPKREYQPREREDRRSLDRDSRDNRDGRDRPPREPRHGDREHGPRESFSRPVRPHSTEEGKRTYRIEVGHEHGVKPGNIVGAIANEAGLESQFIGRLSIRGDYSLVDLPDGMPKEVFEHLKKVWVSQQQLRIKEWDGVETDTGSSGGGDFAPKRKPGGYRPGGFKGQGGHGKKPFKKR